From Streptomyces cyaneogriseus subsp. noncyanogenus, the proteins below share one genomic window:
- the ychF gene encoding redox-regulated ATPase YchF, with protein MSLTIGIVGLPNVGKSTLFNALTKNDVLAANYPFATIEPNVGVVGVPDARLAKLAEIFSSERIIPATVDFVDIAGIVRGASEGEGLGNKFLANIRESDAICQVIRAFKDENVVHVDGKVSPKDDIETINTELILADLQTIEKVLPRLQKESRIKKDVQPKVKAVEEAKDILERGDTLFAHGIVQGSERAELLHDLHLLTTKPFLYVFNVDEDELVDEDFKNEQRALVAPAEAIFLNAKLEADLAELDEADAMELLESVGATEPGLATLARVGFTTLGLQTYLTAGPKESRAWTIKKGATAPEAAGVIHTDFQKGFIKAEVISFDDLVETGSVAEARAKGKARMEGKDYVMQDGDVVEFRFNV; from the coding sequence GTGTCGCTCACGATCGGAATCGTCGGTCTGCCCAATGTCGGCAAGTCGACCCTGTTCAACGCCCTGACCAAGAACGACGTGCTGGCGGCCAACTACCCGTTCGCCACGATCGAGCCCAACGTCGGCGTCGTGGGCGTGCCGGACGCCCGGCTGGCCAAGCTGGCCGAGATCTTCTCGTCGGAGCGGATCATCCCGGCCACCGTCGACTTCGTCGACATCGCCGGCATCGTGCGCGGCGCCAGCGAGGGCGAGGGCCTGGGCAACAAGTTCCTCGCGAACATCCGTGAGTCCGACGCGATCTGCCAGGTCATCCGCGCCTTCAAGGACGAGAACGTCGTCCACGTCGACGGCAAGGTCTCGCCCAAGGACGACATCGAGACCATCAACACCGAGCTGATCCTGGCCGACCTCCAGACGATCGAGAAGGTCCTCCCCCGGCTCCAGAAGGAGTCCCGGATCAAGAAGGACGTCCAGCCCAAGGTGAAGGCCGTCGAGGAGGCGAAGGACATCCTGGAGAGGGGCGACACGCTCTTCGCCCACGGCATCGTCCAGGGCAGCGAGCGCGCCGAGCTCCTCCACGACCTGCACCTGCTCACCACCAAGCCCTTCCTCTACGTCTTCAACGTCGACGAGGACGAGCTGGTCGACGAGGACTTCAAGAACGAGCAGCGCGCCCTGGTCGCCCCTGCCGAGGCGATCTTCCTCAACGCCAAGCTGGAGGCCGACCTCGCCGAGCTCGACGAGGCGGACGCCATGGAGCTGCTGGAGTCGGTCGGCGCGACCGAGCCCGGCCTCGCCACCCTGGCCCGCGTCGGCTTCACCACCCTGGGCCTGCAGACCTACCTCACCGCCGGCCCCAAGGAATCCCGCGCCTGGACCATCAAGAAGGGCGCCACCGCCCCCGAGGCCGCCGGTGTCATCCACACCGACTTCCAGAAGGGCTTCATCAAGGCCGAGGTCATCTCCTTCGACGACCTGGTCGAAACCGGCTCGGTCGCAGAGGCCCGCGCCAAGGGCAAGGCCCGCATGGAGGGCAAGGACTACGTGATGCAGGACGGGGACGTGGTGGAGTTCCGCTTCAACGTGTAG
- a CDS encoding DUF6542 domain-containing protein codes for MSGPRLTGLGTGVFCLAVMAALGSLDRMLFGSSLTVYGVLFLPVCALTGLWVRPGDVLTAPIVVPIAFALGLVAVAESGQGAGGRLAGLVTALAMGVGWLYAGTLLTGLLVVARRIRLIRRRAARSRPPR; via the coding sequence ATGTCCGGCCCGCGGCTGACCGGGCTGGGCACCGGGGTGTTCTGCCTGGCCGTGATGGCCGCGCTGGGGAGCCTCGACCGGATGCTGTTCGGCTCGTCGCTGACGGTGTACGGCGTGCTGTTCCTGCCGGTGTGCGCGCTGACCGGACTGTGGGTGCGCCCGGGGGACGTGCTGACCGCGCCCATCGTGGTGCCGATCGCGTTCGCCCTGGGGCTGGTCGCCGTGGCCGAGAGCGGGCAGGGGGCCGGCGGGCGGCTGGCGGGCCTGGTGACCGCGCTGGCGATGGGGGTGGGGTGGCTGTACGCGGGGACGCTGCTGACCGGGCTCCTCGTGGTGGCCCGCAGGATCCGCCTGATCCGGCGCCGCGCCGCCCGGAGCCGCCCGCCGAGGTGA
- the ppgK gene encoding polyphosphate--glucose phosphotransferase, giving the protein MQIFGVDIGGSGIKGAPVDLDKGDLAQERCKVLTPHPATPDRVADGVKQVVDHFGWTGPVGLTFPGVVTGGATVRTAANVDSAWIDTDARALFGDRLGGLPVTVVNDADAAGVAEMHFGAGRGRRGTVIVLTFGTGIGSAVFTDGVLVPNTELGHLELDGHDAEKRASSKVKEDQDLSWEQWAHRVGRYLSHVEMLFSPELFIIGGGVSRKSRKFLHCIEGVKAEIVPAQLQNNAGIVGAAMRAAGAGETTAAG; this is encoded by the coding sequence ATGCAGATCTTCGGCGTGGACATCGGCGGTTCCGGCATCAAGGGCGCTCCCGTGGACCTCGACAAGGGGGACCTGGCACAGGAGCGCTGCAAGGTGCTCACCCCGCACCCGGCGACGCCCGACCGGGTGGCCGACGGCGTGAAGCAGGTCGTCGACCACTTCGGCTGGACGGGGCCGGTGGGGCTGACCTTCCCGGGCGTGGTGACCGGCGGCGCCACCGTCCGCACGGCGGCGAACGTCGACAGCGCCTGGATCGACACCGACGCCCGCGCCCTGTTCGGCGACCGGCTCGGCGGCCTCCCGGTGACGGTCGTCAACGACGCGGACGCGGCGGGCGTCGCCGAGATGCACTTCGGAGCCGGGCGCGGCCGCCGCGGCACCGTCATCGTCCTCACCTTCGGCACCGGCATCGGCAGCGCCGTCTTCACCGACGGCGTCCTCGTCCCCAACACCGAGCTGGGCCACCTGGAGCTCGACGGCCACGACGCGGAGAAGCGCGCCTCCAGCAAGGTCAAGGAGGACCAGGACCTGTCCTGGGAGCAGTGGGCCCACCGCGTCGGGAGGTACCTCTCCCACGTAGAGATGCTCTTCTCGCCCGAGCTGTTCATCATCGGCGGCGGCGTCAGCCGCAAGTCCCGCAAGTTCCTGCACTGCATCGAGGGCGTCAAGGCGGAGATCGTCCCGGCGCAGCTCCAGAACAACGCGGGCATCGTCGGGGCGGCGATGCGAGCGGCCGGGGCGGGGGAGACGACGGCGGCCGGGTGA